DNA sequence from the Nicotiana tomentosiformis chromosome 3, ASM39032v3, whole genome shotgun sequence genome:
caaatattgttatacttgttgtttatgttgatgacataaatcttgtagTAACtcgagaagagctccaaaaggcaattgaatatcttaagaaagaatttgagatgaaagatcttggaaagacaaaactttattttggtctgcaaattgaatatatAGCAGAcgtgatctttatccatcaatctacctatacataaagggtcttaaaacgcttttacatggataaagcgcacccattgagtacaccaatggttgttcgatcacttgaagtgaataatgATTTGTTcccacctccagaagaggatgaggaactccttggtcccgaaataccttatcttagtgcaattggtacacttatgtatcttgctaatgctacaaggcctgacataacattttctgttaatttactagcaagatatagctcttttcctacacagagacattggaacgagattaagcatatattacGATATTTAAAGGAAACacttgatatgggtttattttattttaacaaaggtagtgcagatcttgttgtttatgcagatgcatgttatttatctgattcacataaagctcgatcttaaaccgggtacgtgtttacatgtggaggtactgccatatcatggcgctccacaaagcaatctattattgctacttcttcaaatcatgctgagataatagctattcatgaagcaagtagggaatgcgtgtGATTGAGAtctgattcattttattcaagaaaaatgtggtttgaaatgtgataaaagatccacaattttatacgaagataatgctgcatgcatagcccaattaaagggaggttttataaaaggagatagaacgaagcacatttcaccaaaattattctatacACATGattttcagaaaaatggtgacattgatgtgcaacaaatctgtTCAAGTGTCAATCCGGcatatttattcactaaatctttgccaactttaacttttgagaagatggtatacatgATTACAAtgcagagactcaaatatttgaaacaaggtttttatgagggggagtaaaatacgcgctatactatttttcccttactaaggttttttccacagggttttccttataaagGTTTTAATGAGATAactagttatgcgtattactaaatatgtgtactctttttccttcactaggattttttcccaccgaatttttcctagtaaggttttaatttgaaaataagcttcctgaagaagcttatctatatgagactTTGCCATAattatgtttatctatttagtactctattggaaataagtctcttgaagaaacttatcctttcagtaccccgttatggataaacatcacacccaatagaagattatctatatctggtacaatgagcttattaTTTTGGTACCCtgctatggataaatattacccccggtagaagattatctatatctggtataatgagcttatcctttcggtactccgttatggataaacattacccccggtagaagattatctatatctggtaaaGTAGCAActtgctttcttctataaatagaggagatttcatttcattatgtacataagtttgaagtttgaataatatattagtttctctctatacttgtctttactttacggtctttattttataacactcatatatttgtttagtttttcttttttctttttcatttttaagTTTTGTCATAAGAATATTTATAGCACCATTGGCAAATTTCACTTCTTCAAATACACACAAAGATCATCAACTTTAAATTGGacacaaacttatccaaaactaaTTATGTCTACTATTGTCCCATACAATTTTTTAGGTTgcatttttaaaaaagaaaaagaaaaagttgaAGATGAATTTTTGCGGAAAAATTGCAGTTTTCAAAaagtattaattttatttttttctctttttgcaaAAGTTATTTTTCAGCTAAACGGCAATACTAATAATTTCTCAACTTTTATAAAGActaattttcttttctcttttggtAATtcattgaaaattattttttgcaAAGAAAAATACAACTAATTTCGGCCAACCAATCAATTTTGTATTTTTCCCAATATCTTTTAAAATGCCAAATAGTGCTTAATGGCGGATAATGTTTAATAGTGAATAATACTTAAGATGCCGAATAATTTTTAATGGCAAAAAATACTTAATAGCGAATAATGGTTAACCTTGAATATTGCTTAACAttgatttttcctttttgtttgCAAAAGTTATTTTCCAGCTAAACGGCAAAAAACAATTTATTCAATTTTTACCAAGACTGAAAAACTTCCGTTGAGAATGGATTTTgcaaaaaaagaaatgaaaaaagaaTTGCAAAAACTCATATACAGGCTAACTATTTTTAGTGTGCTAGGGTGTTTCTTGCATTAGCATTTTCATTagtctcaacaataacagatTTGATCTTGCAATTGACATTTGAGGCAGAACCGCAGAATGAAATGTACACTAGCAATGAACTATTTATCTGCATATTTTATCCTCATCTTGGGTTATTTTACACTTGACAAAATTAAACAATTCAACTTCCCAGCCAATACGTGTTACCAAGGGCCAACAAAAGGATAAATAAAAACCTTGTTTTTagtgtgtttggccaagcttctaaaattcaacttattttgaaaagtattttttctcaaagttgcttttctcaaaaatacttttggtgaaaaataatttgtgtttgacttattaatttgaaaagtatttctgagcaacaattagtgtttgaccaagcttttaaaaaatatttctaagtgtatttttctcaaaaagtatttttcaaaaagtGCTTCCGGAAAGAAGTTAcgtttttctgcttctccaaaattgcttctgtttctactcaaaagcacttatttttcttctaaaagcttggccatgaagaaaaaaaaaaccttcAAAAAAATGcgcctttttctttaagcactttTGGTCTtgaaaaagcttggccaaacaagctattagtATTTACATGAACATGCATCTCCTCAGTGAGGATAGTTTTACACCATCACCCATATAACATTTCCATTGCGTTCACCTACTACAACAATTCTGTCCTTCCTAGAGGCTCCTATCTTGAAAAGGGAAAACAACTATTTCAAGACTACAACCCATCTTCAGATTCTCTCACCATTGATCATTTACTAAGAATTAAATGGTTACATCGTATAGACTTGGCTGCATAACACACAGTAAGATTTCTCAAGTCGGCGTAAATTCTGTCCATCTACATCTTGTTCTGGAAGCTAACTCTGCAGAACCACAAACGTCTACATTTAGAGGAAGTGATAAGGGAACTCGTAGCTACAACAACGGACGATAAAAACAGTATGATATCTAAATGGATGAATTCAAAAGGTAGAGATCACCTAGGCACTAATTTACTGTTTCCTCCACATGTTGAGGATTCCAGCTGCAAGAGACTTCAGATTCCTCCACATAGATGAATTGCTTTCAGCTTGTGTATCAGCCTTGTGCTCATTGGATAATTCCCTATATGAAGCTAGTTCATGTCAGATAAGGTGTAAACATAGACTCATCATATATAAATGATTCTATATGAAAAACCAATAAACTAAAGCAGGATTGGACACCTCTGATTGGCCTTCTCTGCTGATCTGTCAAATGCAAGCATATAAGCATAATTATGAGCTGATTTAAGATGCCCTAAGCTAAGAATAATCAATTCCGAGTTTAACTGCATCAACCAGTTAATCAATTTTAACCCACATTTTGATGCTTGAAATAATCAACTTTTCATTATTTGCTTGACTgattctgcacctttgaactacTCCAAAGTGTAATACTGTAAGTCTATCACACATTAAAATGATACTTCGAAAGGAAAGATGACAAGTCCAATTTGTGCAAGTCATAGTCCAATTATTACTAGTATTATTATAATAGTAATTAATCATTGCTATATTAAGAGGTTTCTGTTTTTTTGTGTGGAGGGGTTTGTGGGGTGGGGGTGGTGAGGATAGGACAAGACATAGCATCCGTCAACAAATATTGACAGACACAGATAACCAGGTTACCTTGTAGGCTCTTCCAATTCAGGTGAACGTTTTTTCTCATCCGTCAGCTTCAGGCCATCAAATTTGAAAGTTTCCATAGTGGAGACTTTCTGTTTTATGTTAGTCTCAGGTTCCTCAGAATGTGAAAAGGTTTCTAGCTCTGGTTCAAGAACTTGTGCAGCAGCATCTTTATTATCCTGCATTAGAAACTTATTTATTTTACCACATGCAAGATACAAGAGGAAACATGGGAAAATGTAAAAATTCAGATTCATGAACTTTGAAAGGAAATAGATAGTAAGATAGCTTGCCATGTCTTTTTTCCTTTAAAACCTGATTTTGTGGAGCCCTCAGAAGAGGATTCAAAGCCTATTTGAAAAATCACCATAGTGGTGGATAATGATGAAGTCATTGTACGTCTTACAATTACtataaattcaaattcaagaacTCTTAACAGGGACAAAAATGTGATCAAATTTCAATATCAGATGAACTCAAAGAGCACTGAGTTCTATTGCATACTTACACTTCCAGAAATTCTTGACATCTCCTGCAAGAAAGACTTCTCTGCTGCAATTGGAGTTTGTGGCTTTGCCCCTGCCTCATAGTTGCTATTAGTATCGCCATCTATGGTTAATGGTTGAGCTTCTTGAGATATGCCTACATCAACTGCTTGTCGATCACTTAGGATTTCTTTGAGTTCAGGTGAGGTCTTCCTGTTCTGAGTGAATTCTTTTTCCAATGAAATCCCATTTCTTAACGGACCATCTTCGCATTCTCCATGTTTGAGAGCTGTTGCAATGCTTAAAGTCTCTTCAACTTTGGTCAGTAATTTGTCCTTCCTAGTTGCAGCTTCTCCTGCGGAAGCTTCTTTAACCACAGTGACTTTATGTTCAACTGGCATTTTAGAATTGTACTGCAGTTCTTGTACAAGCCTCTTGATAGTGTAATACGAGCCACCAACTTCTTTCATTGCCTTCTTAGTAGGTGGAAATTTTCCACCATTCATGGCTCTATATCTGCAAAATGGATAATAGATGATTAGCTGACCTTAAACTTCAGAACTCCACCGTAAAACCTGCAAACCAAATTAAGGACCTGCTTCAATGTGTACACATTAGTTATAAGCATTCATTATTTGCACTTGATGCTATGTAAAAGTGGTAAAGGAACAGATATAGACCTAAATAGTAGTTTGATGCTATGTTGAATGAACTCTCCAAAAtgttgccgcacccgtgtcggatcctccaaaaatacactacCTTTGGAGGAGGCGACATGCACCCTGCGACATTTTCGGAGGGTCCGAGCAACATAGGTCTGATTGACATAAAAACTATTCCAAAAGAAAATATGATCAGGactagtggtggcaaaatggttaaaataaaatagttaaccacccatattatccactaaaaaatgggttggataatgaatttttttaaaacgggttaatatggataagaaccatattatcgatgtggaaaatggataactaatgggtttaacttttacatttgtaaagactcatattgggggttcctcaagtttgggagattaggaattctcccaagagtgatcatattcaagaagtcatggataatatacccatattatccgtcggttaacccgtttttatccgtattaaatatgggtttggtcggataatttatccgttttttcatTAACCGCTTTCGATCCGTCCCATATCCGACtcgacccgcccgtttgccaccctTAGTCAGGAGTATAGGCAATTTTATTCCACCTGAGTacagacaacaacaacaacaaccacccagtataatcccactagtggggtttggggagggtagtgtgtacgcagaccttacccctaccctgggatagagaggctgtttccgataaaccctcggcagccctccctccaagaactctccaccttgctcttggggtgactcgaactcacaaactcttggttggaagtggagggtgctcaccactagagcaacccactcttgtcccaCCTGAGTACAGAGAAGATACAAAATCTCTACACATCAGCTGTAATATCCTTATAGACAACCAGGAGTACTCACAAATAAATTCTAACTCGGTTCAGACACAGGTTCGATGACTTTCAATACTAAGGTTCCCGTAATCCAGAGACAACAATACCTTTTAGGAACTCCTAAAGGGCATCCAGGAGCACTGTCATGATTGACACATCAAAAGCGACTATTCAGTAACATTGCCAAAGAAGATAATATATCGCGTAGCCCCTTCATCTTTCCGCACTACCACTAGTGTTTTTCTCTTACTTATAAGTAAATAGAAGAAAATTAAATCAAAGAACACTTCAAGAGATCAATAAATCTAGAAAATATATGcttcattttccatgaaaatGAGAGTAACATATTCTTGTTGATTTAGCAGACTTCCAAAAATCAAAACTAAGCACAAAAATTTTCATTTATACTTCTATAAATCTGCTCTGCCCCTAGGATCACCAATTCACTTGGCCATAGTCCTATTTGTTGCTTTCAGAGATCAACCAAATAACCAATTTAAGAATGCTATCTTTTTTGCTTATCATCAATTCCATCAGTAAGAGAATGAGTTCATTGGTTCACTTATACAGTGAGAATGGATCTCACTAGTGTAGATCAACCAAGAGAAAAAGAGCATCATACAATCATTAGAACTCCACCAGGTCATTGATACAGTACAAAAAGAGGTCATATAACAGGTTTTTGCAGCCAAATCTAGAAAAAGGACTCGAAAGACGCAAGGGAAAACCTTCTGATGAAGCATCCACGGGGAGGGATACAATTGAGAACAATGATTTCCAAGAAAACATGTGTTGATTATCTTGGTGCCATATCTGGATACATGATACTTTACACAAGTTAATTATTTGAGGAGGGAAGAAACGGGAATGTTCCAACAAGAGGTAAAATACTCTCCACCATATTCAAGAACCCTAACGGAACCTCACCCTTTTCCCTCCAAATTAGTCAACCAAATGCTTCAATCACCAAACTGAATAAAACGGAGGAAACTTTATTTGTATAAGATGGTGATGAAGATCATGTCTTGGCTCCCCTTAATAATGAGTAAAAACTAAGACATAATTATCCAATATCCAATTTTATTTAGCCTCCATAAATTTTCATATATGAAACTTCACTCTCTAATGACTTTCGAATGAAATTCAGAGCATTCTTTATGCCTATTTGCTTAGCTGTAGCCCATTGCATCAGTTGTTCCCAATTTGTCAACGTCAAGTATAAGGGTTGGATTTGAAAATACCTCCAGCAAAATTTGTCACACAGGTCAAATAATGTATAGCACCAAACTTCAGAATTTGGGGACTTGGGTGCCTAATTTTCCATTTGTTTAGTCATGTGAGTGCAACAATAGAGTTGCTCTTCCGGTGATTGTAGGTCACGGTTCGAGGCGTGGAAACAACATTTTTTGCAGAAATTTTAACAGGAAGGCTGCAGGTATATGTCCACTCTCTCACTACCCCACACTAGCCAATGACAGATGTAGAGCACAAGTACTGGGTTCATCTTAACCTAGTGGTTTCGACACTAAGTATAGATACATATTTGAAAAATCACCAGAATTTTAACAAATATTAGATTCTAAACCCATAATTGCAGAAGTGTAATGGGGGCATTAGTAAAACATAAAGGTTGAAACCATCAAATTAAAATCATGGATCCGCCTCGGGCCACTAACTGAAAAGCACTAAGCCCTTGTAAACACAAGAA
Encoded proteins:
- the LOC104113073 gene encoding uncharacterized protein isoform X1: MQIVRRLSINLFKRVVDGASNSVRGKSYAASTVPSDLAAVKRQRKRVSKDERKAMVEAFVNKYRAMNGGKFPPTKKAMKEVGGSYYTIKRLVQELQYNSKMPVEHKVTVVKEASAGEAATRKDKLLTKVEETLSIATALKHGECEDGPLRNGISLEKEFTQNRKTSPELKEILSDRQAVDVGISQEAQPLTIDGDTNSNYEAGAKPQTPIAAEKSFLQEMSRISGSDNKDAAAQVLEPELETFSHSEEPETNIKQKVSTMETFKFDGLKLTDEKKRSPELEEPTRSAEKANQRELSNEHKADTQAESNSSMWRNLKSLAAGILNMWRKQ
- the LOC104113073 gene encoding uncharacterized protein isoform X3 gives rise to the protein MKGKQWWKLLLTSIISFSLLFRYRAMNGGKFPPTKKAMKEVGGSYYTIKRLVQELQYNSKMPVEHKVTVVKEASAGEAATRKDKLLTKVEETLSIATALKHGECEDGPLRNGISLEKEFTQNRKTSPELKEILSDRQAVDVGISQEAQPLTIDGDTNSNYEAGAKPQTPIAAEKSFLQEMSRISGSDNKDAAAQVLEPELETFSHSEEPETNIKQKVSTMETFKFDGLKLTDEKKRSPELEEPTRSAEKANQRELSNEHKADTQAESNSSMWRNLKSLAAGILNMWRKQ
- the LOC104113073 gene encoding uncharacterized protein isoform X2 is translated as MQIVRRLSINLFKRVVDGASNSVRGKSYAASTVPSDLAAVKRQRKRVSKDERKAMVEAFVNKYRAMNGGKFPPTKKAMKEVGGSYYTIKRLVQELQYNSKMPVEHKVTVVKEASAGEAATRKDKLLTKVEETLSIATALKHGECEDGPLRNGISLEKEFTQNRKTSPELKEILSDRQAVDVGISQEAQPLTIDGDTNSNYEAGAKPQTPIAAEKSFLQEMSRISGSDNKDAAAQVLEPELETFSHSEEPETNIKQKVSTMETFKFDGLKLTDEKKRSPELEEPTRELSNEHKADTQAESNSSMWRNLKSLAAGILNMWRKQ